A stretch of the Fusarium musae strain F31 chromosome 2, whole genome shotgun sequence genome encodes the following:
- a CDS encoding hypothetical protein (EggNog:ENOG41), with amino-acid sequence MDLLDELEAMAQAASAFQEDENIPESTIARWQKLFGYLSATAERKIREHRNYPLRFPVSDDHWSVVRARMEADGHDRESYEHLCSGSARDRNQRQEMSMKEKRKLRTAIFLIKLEGPLNSVQAVIQAAGLWCASSTEVLAATNLSGQPCSFFKINGMDKLAIEAWLKENPHPGFEPTIIKDPYAPKDLSPISVYPTLGIDTTLPQFRPGLAATPRPSQNEYPVWYFFYGTLTDASFLSKLFGPEFQAEYHVATVRGGTLTTWGRYYALVDDPSHTNLVLGKALLVETREQEERLRAYETNAYEVVRCSIEMGSDMRVDGLTFRFITDIMD; translated from the coding sequence ATGGACCTCCTCGACGAGCTTGAAGCCATGGCTCAGGCCGCATCAGCATTtcaagaggatgagaatATCCCTGAGTCAACTATCGCGCGGTGGCAAAAGCTATTTGGTTACTTATCCGCGACGGCCGAGAGGAAGATCAGAGAGCACCGAAACTACCCTCTGCGCTTCCCAGTTTCAGATGATCACTGGTCCGTCGTGCGAGCTCGGATGGAGGCCGATGGACACGACCGAGAATCCTATGAACACTTGTGCAGTGGTAGCGCACGTGATCGCAATCAACGCCAGGAGATGTCTATGAAGGAGAAGCGAAAACTTCGAACCGCtatcttcttgatcaagctCGAAGGCCCCTTGAACAGCGTCCAAGCTGTGATTCAAGCTGCGGGCCTGTGGTGCGCATCCTCAACAGAAGTTCTTGCTGCCACCAACCTGTCTGGACAGCCGtgttctttcttcaagatcaatgGGATGGATAAGTTAGCCATCGAAGCATGGCTGAAGGAAAATCCCCACCCAGGTTTTGAACCAACCATTATCAAGGATCCCTATGCACCAAAGGATCTCTCGCCCATTTCTGTGTACCCAACGTTGGGTATTGATACAACACTACCCCAGTTTCGACCAGGACTTGCTGCAACACCACGCCCTTCACAGAACGAATACCCAGTCTGGTACTTCTTTTACGGGACGCTTACGGATGCATCCTTTCTATCGAAACTCTTTGGCCCCGAGTTCCAAGCGGAATACCATGTAGCCACTGTTCGAGGTGGAACCTTGACGACCTGGGGAAGATACTACGCCTTAGTGGACGATCCAAGTCACACCAACTTGGTCCTTGGAAAAGCACTTCTCGTTGAGACtcgagaacaagaggaaCGCTTGCGGGCATACGAGACCAATGCTTATGAAGTGGTTCGATGCAGCATCGAGATGGGTTCAGATATGCGTGTAGATGGCTTGACTTTTCGCTTTATCACCGATATCATGGATTAA
- a CDS encoding hypothetical protein (EggNog:ENOG41), translating into MGVRAFFKKRSLKVSDDRVTKAADLTLRESIWPIALVTVLFFLWGFSYGLLDTLNKHFQVTLHIDRARSAGLQAAYFGAYPLASLGHAAWILRHYSYKAVFIWGLSLYAIGALIAIPAIKAKSFGGFCAAIFIIGNGLGSLETAANPFITVCGPPKYAEMRINLSQAFNGIGSVVAPVLGSYVFFNFDDEKALANVQWVYLSIAVFVLLLATLFFFSNIPEITDADMAQQAESSNSDTHDKPLRKQYRLFHASFAQFCYCGAQVAIASMFINYATETRKNTSDSTGSKLFAGAQAAFAVGRFFGVFLMKYFKPRHIFLIFLSMCVIFICPSITERGNTGIAMLYVVLFFESICFPTIVALGMRGLGRHTKRGSGFIIGGVIGGACVPPLTGVAADRHGTGMAMVVPLAFFVAAWTFPFCVNVLPGYKKGIDAFENAPTEPSSIAEWGEKGSQDEQRHETVVGEVKS; encoded by the exons ATGGGTGTTCGAGCATTTTTCAAGAAGAGGTCACTCAAAGTCTCCGACGATCGAGTGACCAAAGCCGCAGACCTTACCTTGCGCGAGTCCATCTGGCCCATTGCACTTGTCACagtcttgttcttcctcTGGGGTTTTAGTTATGGTCTCTTGGATACACTGAATAAGCATTTCCAGGTGACTTTGCATATTGACAGAGCAAGGTCTGCTGGACTGCAAGCTGCTTACTTCGG TGCCTACCCCCTCGCTTCTCTCGGCCATGCCGCTTGGATCCTACGACACTACTCCTACAAGGCTGTTTTCATCTGGGGACTCAGTCTCTACGCCATCGGTGCCCTGATTGCCATTCCCGCTATCAAAGCAAAGTCCTTTGGAGGTTTTTGTGCCGCCATTTTCATCATCGGCAATGGTCTTGGGTCCCTTGAGACAGCTGCCAACCCTTTCATCACTG TCTGTGGCCCTCCCAAATATGCCGAAATGCGAATCAATCTGTCTCAAGCCTTCAACGGTATTGGCTCGGTCGTTGCACCTGTTCTGGGTTCatatgtcttcttcaactttgacGATGAAAAGGCCTTGGCAAACGTGCAGTGGGTGTATCTGTCCATTGCCGTATTCGTCTTGCTTCTCGCCACCctattcttcttctccaacataCCTGAGATCACTGATGCTG ATATGGCTCAGCAAGCCGAATCCTCCAACTCCGATACCCACGATAAGCCTCTACGCAAGCAATACCGACTGTTTCATGCCTCCTTCGCACAGTTCTGCTACTGCGGAGCTCAAGTGGCTATTGCAAGCATGTTCATCAACTATGCCACCGAAACGAGAAAGAACACCAGCGATTCCACCGGTTCCAAACTTTTTGCAGGTGCACAGGCTGCATTTGCTGTTGGTCGCTTCTTCGGCGTCTTCCTCATGAAGTATTTCAAGCCTCGCCACATCTTCCTCATATTCCTGAGCATGTGTGTTATCTTCATCTGCCCTTCAATTACAGAGAGAGGAAATACAGGAATCGCCATGCTCTACGTGGTCTTGTTCTTTGAATCCATCTGTTTCCCGACAATTGTAGCTCTTGGTATGAGAGGTCTCGGCCGACACACAAAGCGCGGTAGTGGCTTTATCATTGGTGGAGTCATCGGTGGTGCTTGTGTTCCCCCTCTTACTGGTGTGGCCGCTGACAGACACGGAACGGGAATGGCTATGGTCGTTCCTTTGGCGTTCTTTGTGGCTGCTTGGACTTTTCCGTTCTGCGTCAATGTTCTTCCTGGCTACAAGAAGGGCATCGATGCCTTTGAGAACGCTCCAACCGAACCATCCAGCATCGCCGAATGGGGAGAGAAGGGCAGCCAGGATGAGCAACGCCATGAGACTGTTGTTGGGGAGGTCAAGTCATGA
- a CDS encoding hypothetical protein (CAZy:GH29), producing the protein MLANKIPATSPASLEIGNPVLTSKWLEGSDYEQVVEFFVTNSDENNPLTWADGLDVSVESSSLETTTPGTLLRLGPKQSAVVQVGVKNKAGVKAGTQCDAKAVVTWGSKDDTKKSSKDFSGQCGIGDYDASESSLGHHWNPDWFNEIKYGIFIHWGLYSVPAFGNKPGPKQDYAEWYGFRMTQPDFPSETYQYHKDTYGENFNYDDFVSNFTAAKFDADEWMNLVADAGAQYVVPVTKHHDGWALFDFPESVSKRSTVHYGPKRDFIKELLDAAKANHPKIRRGTYFSMPEWFNPAYVKYGWDQHYKGNYFGRPPTNPYTKKSIEYTGFVEVDDFLNNIQNPQIEALFYNYETEILWCDIGGPNKAVDVLAPWLNWARDKGRQVTFNDRCGPSGDFSTPEYAGISFKASKFESNRGLDPFSFGYNFMTTDDEYLSGEEIVKTLVDNVVNNGNLLLNMGPKPDGTIPKQQQLNLLDAGEWIKSHGEGLFGTRYWPTAQTSGALRFATKPDAFYIHHVGQPSSPLVIQEPVPWVEGDVVTAVGGSADGTVLKVSTNNGSFSVELPDDVINGDKYIWTIKIAYSAGN; encoded by the exons ATGTTGGCTAACAAAATTCCAGCCACAAGCCCAGCTTCTCTAGAAATTGGGAATCCAGTTCTTACTTCCAAGTGGCTTGAAGGCAGTGACTATGAACAGGTCGTGGAGTTTTTCGTCACCAACTCTGATGAGAATAATCCCTTGACCTGGGCAGACGGACTGGACGTCAGCGTTGAGTCCTCTTCGCTGGAGACCACCACTCCCGGCACCTTGCTTCGCCTGGGACCGAAACAAAGCGCTGTTGTTCAAGTTGGCGTCAAGAACAAAGCGGGTGTAAAAGCCGGAACGCAATGTGATGCGAAGGCGGTTGTGACCTGGGGCTCCAAAGACGATACCAAGAAGTCGAGCAAGGACTTCTCTGGCCAGTGTGGAATTGGTGACTATGATGCTTCGGAAAGTAGCCTAGGTCATCACTGGAACCCGGATTGGTTCAACGAGATCAAATACGGTATCTTCATCCATTGGGGACTTTATTCCGTCCCGGCCTTTGGAAACAAGCCAGGACCAAAACAGGATTATGCTGAGTG GTATGGCTTCCGCATGACTCAGCCAGATTTTCCTTCCGAAACCTATCAGTACCATAAGGACACATACGGCGAGAACTTCAACTACGACGATTTCGTGTCTAACTTCACCGCCGCCAAGTTTGATGCTGACGAATGGATGAATTTGGTTGCTGACGCGGGAGCGCAGTACGTCGTACCGGTTACAA AACATCACGATGGATGGGCGCTATTCGATTTCCCAGAGTCAGTCAGCAAGCGCTCAACTGTTCACTACGGCCCAAAGCGGGACTTCATCAAAGAGCTTCTGGACGCTGCGAAGGCCAACCATCCCAAGATTCGCCGGG GCACCTACTTCAGCATGCCGGAATGGTTTAACCCAGCTTATGTCAAGTATGGCTGGGACCAGCATTACAAGGGTAATTACTTTGGGCGGCCACCAACCAATCCCTataccaagaagagcatcgAATACACTGGCTTCGTGGAAGTCGATGACtttctcaacaacattcAGAATCCACAGATCGAGGCCCTGTTCTACAACTATGAGACCGAGATCCTTTGGTGCGATATCGGAGGTCCCAACAAGGCTGTAGATGTCCTTGCGCCTTGGCTCAACTGGGCTCGTGATAAGGGTAGGCAAGTCACTTTCAATGATCGATGCGGCCCGTCTGGAGATTTTAGTACCCCAGA GTATGCTGGTATCTCCTTCAAGGCTAGCAAATTCGAGAGCAACCGAGGTCTTGATCCTTTCTCATTTGGATACAACTTCATGACAACGGACGATGAATACCTCTCGGGCGAGGAGATCGTCAAAACCTTGGTGGACAATGTTGTCAACAACGGAAACCTTCTACTGAACATGGGTCCCAAGCCTGATGGCACCATTCCGAAGCAGCAACAGCTTAATCTCTTGGATGCTGGAGAATGGATCAAGAGCCACGGTGAAGGTCTTTTCGGCACCCGATACTGGCCAACTGCTCAAACGTCTGGGGCACTCCGTTTTGCCACGAAGCCAGATGCATTTTACATCCACCATGTTGGtcaaccatcttctccaCTTGTCATCCAAGAGCCTGTGCCTTGGGTCGAGGGCGATGTGGTGACTGCTGTGGGTGGTAGTGCTGATGGAACAGTGCTTAAGGTCTCCACAAACAATGGATCGTTTTCGGTGGAATTGCCTGACGATGTTATCAACGGAGACAAGTACATCTGGACGATTAAGATTGCATATAGTGCTGGGAATTAA
- a CDS encoding hypothetical protein (EggNog:ENOG41): protein MTSKTTLNLLEASISDLKQLLDNRAITSVELVALYLHRIGKYDCRGPCLNSITLINPDVFAEAQASDEYRASGNPPRPLEGIPFTVKDSYKVKGMTVAAASPAFEKLEATSDAAIVELLRKAGAVVLGKTNMPPMADGGCQRGLYGRSESPYNQKYMPTAYASGSSYGCGVSTTASLAAFGFAGEAVTSGRSPASNNALVGYAPSRSVIPPRGLWPLYPTCDQVVPHTRTMDDLFHVLNAVVADDGAASDADFWRSQPYVSLPKASEIRPVDYLTLADPGALRNKRLAVPRCFIGVEGAKPENACSVGVRALWERARADIEKLGATIIETDFPLFENYTRQDSPGQSMNVTNLPEEWPGLERCEMIALSWNSFLRGNGDKDIPSFISGVELDKIHPHIAPMDDPSQHTESQNQVRYEDMVAAVKRWGDKSLADLPGCREALQALEAMRKKDLEDWMVENNYDAVVFPTNGDVALADSDESYESMMSALRDGVKYANGGRSLKHLGVPCITVPMGTLAEEKMPVGLSFSGRAYDDSNLLSYAYAYERATKRREIPPLAPSLPSDEIPITRPSLASPARPKPTIDIASITSVNEDSPDLDVRVVKVTGTCYLPGSNGPSISLDVFANGQPTSPVNWTGNNWVWTGRLTRPRRDDKYPPLAKVPRDQFLLVFIAKADSERSAGSFTLLD from the coding sequence ATGACCAGCAAAACCACTCTCAACTTACTAGAGGCCTCTATCAGCGACCTCAAACAGTTGCTTGACAACCGTGCCATCACAAGTGTTGAACTTGTCGCTCTTTACTTGCATCGCATCGGCAAATATGACTGCCGCGGTCCTTGTCTCAACTCAAtcactctcatcaacccAGATGTCTTCGCTGAAGCACAGGCTTCAGATGAGTACCGTGCATCTGGAAACCCGCCACGCCCCTTAGAGGGTATCCCCTTTACTGTCAAAGACAGCTACAAGGTCAAAGGCATGACTGTGGCAGCTGCATCACCTGCCTTTGAGAAGCTCGAAGCTACCTCAGACGCTGCCATTGTCGAGCTACTTCGCAAAGCAGGTGCTGTGGTGCTTGGAAAGACCAACATGCCCCCGATGGCTGACGGTGGCTGTCAACGTGGATTGTACGGACGGTCGGAGAGTCCATATAATCAGAAGTATATGCCCACTGCTTATGCATCTGGTTCCTCGTATGGCTGTGGTGTGTCTACCACCGCGAGTCTGGCTGCATTTGGCTTTGCTGGAGAAGCGGTCACTTCAGGTCGCTCTCCAGCATCCAATAATGCACTGGTTGGCTATGCACCGTCCCGTAGTGTTATTCCTCCCCGAGGGCTATGGCCTTTGTACCCAACTTGTGACCAGGTTGTTCCTCACACAAGGACTATGGATGATCTGTTTCATGTTCTCAATGCTGTTGTTGCGGACGATGGCGCTGCCAGCGACGCTGACTTTTGGCGTTCACAACCATACGTATCACTCCCAAAGGCCAGCGAGATACGACCGGTTGACTATCTCACCTTAGCCGACCCAGGCGCCCTTCGAAACAAGCGACTGGCTGTCCCTCGATGTTTCATCGGAGTTGAGGGAGCCAAGCCGGAAAACGCATGCTCCGTGGGCGTCCGGGCCCTATGGGAGAGGGCGCGAGCAGACATCGAGAAGCTAGGCGCCACCATCATTGAGACTGATTTTCCGCTTTTCGAGAACTATACGAGACAGGACTCTCCGGGCCAGAGCATGAATGTTACCAATCTACCAGAGGAATGGCCAGGGCTCGAGCGGTGTGAGATGATCGCCTTGAGTTGGAACAGCTTCCTCCGCGGCAACGGCGATAAGGATATACCAAGCTTCATATCTGGAGTTGAGCTTGACAAGATTCACCCTCATATTGCCCCTATGGATGATCCCTCTCAGCACACCGAGTCCCAGAATCAGGTTCGCTACGAGGACATGGTCGCTGCAGTCAAGAGATGGGGAGATAAGAGCCTCGCTGACCTGCCCGGCTGTCGGGAGGCGCTCCAAGCCTTGGAGGCGATGCGGAAGAAGGATTTGGAGGATTGGATGGTTGAGAATAACTACGATGCCGTAGTGTTCCCGACCAATGGAGATGTCGCGCTCGCTGATTCGGATGAAAGCTACGAATCGATGATGTCTGCACTACGTGATGGAGTCAAGTATGCAAATGGTGGCCGGTCGCTGAAGCATCTTGGGGTTCCATGTATAACTGTGCCTATGGGGACTCTTgccgaggagaagatgcCCGTTGGACTGTCGTTCAGTGGTAGAGCTTATGACGATTCTAACTTACTGAGCTATGCCTATGCCTACGAGAGAGCCACCAAACGTCGGGAGATTCCCCCTTTGGCTCCTTCACTGCCTTCAGATGAAATTCCCATTACTCGCCCAAGTCTTGCATCTCCCGCTAGGCCAAAACCAACTATCGACATAGCATCGATTACATCTGTCAACGAGGACTCACCTGACTTAGATGTTCGGGTAGTCAAGGTGACGGGAACTTGCTATTTACCAGGCTCAAATGGCCCCTCGATCAGCTTAGACGTCTTTGCTAATGGTCAGCCAACGTCACCTGTTAACTGGACGGGAAATAACTGGGTGTGGACAGGTCGGCTCACTCGACCTAGGCGTGACGATAAGTACCCGCCTCTGGCGAAGGTTCCAAGGGATCAGTTCCTTCTTGTGTTCATTGCCAAGGCAGATTCTGAACGCTCTGCTGGTTCTTTTACCTTGCTTGACTAA
- a CDS encoding hypothetical protein (EggNog:ENOG41) encodes MNSHDHIPVIDSHIHLFPASETSSLAWYTNDHPLAGQHSVDQYREATTSEPFLAGFIFVETDRKNDLKSGELDGSGWMEPLNELAWIKRIALGQPRPGEGHTTEDKGLCLGFVLWAPLPGTANSMKLYLLKVEEAAGLAWSKVKGFRYLLQDKPEGTMLQDTFIENTKVLGRRGFTFDVCIDMHRRGQQQIKDLVEFAKLARYNVPENEKVVLVLDHLCKPDMSNANSASDVAFMTWRAAMHELGQDEHTYVKFSGGFAEMDESVNDLSTNDICKALEKWFRVLLESFGPRRIMFGSDWPVCTINMSNAWSRWRDVTVLLCQEASLTTEEQGMIFSGTARQAYHL; translated from the coding sequence ATGAATTCTCACGACCACATTCCAGTCATCGATTCTCACATCCATTTGTTCCCAGCTTCTGAAACCAGTTCTCTTGCTTGGTACACAAACGATCACCCTCTCGCTGGTCAACACTCAGTCGACCAATACCGGGAGGCAACGACATCTGAACCCTTTTTGGCGGGGTTTATCTTCGTTGAAACGGACCGCAAGAATGACCTAAAATCCGGTGAGCTCGATGGCTCAGGTTGGATGGAGCCTCTCAATGAACTAGCTTGGATCAAACGTATCGCCCTAGGACAGCCGCGCCCTGGTGAAGGACATACTACCGAGGATAAAGGCCTATGCCTTGGTTTCGTGCTTTGGGCGCCGCTTCCCGGTACCGCAAATTCTATGAAACTGTACCTCCTCAAGGTAGAAGAAGCAGCCGGATTGGCGTGGTCAAAAGTGAAGGGTTTCCGATATCTATTGCAAGACAAGCCAGAAGGCACAATGCTCCAAGATACCTTCATCGAGAATACGAAGGTCCTTGGTCGTCGTGGCTTTACTTTCGACGTGTGTATTGATATGCACCGACGAGGTCAACAGCAGATAAAAGACCTTGTTGAGTTTGCAAAATTGGCACGATATAACGTAcctgagaatgagaaggtGGTCTTGGTACTAGACCACCTCTGCAAGCCTGATATGAGCAATGCGAATTCTGCCTCGGATGTCGCTTTCATGACCTGGCGCGCTGCGATGCACGAGCTGGGCCAAGACGAGCATACTTATGTCAAGTTCTCCGGCGGCTTTGCAGAGATGGACGAGTCGGTTAATGATCTCTCCACAAATGACATCTGCAAGGCGCTAGAGAAATGGTTCAGAGTGTTACTCGAATCATTTGGACCGAGACGGATCATGTTTGGTAGTGATTGGCCTGTCTGTACGATCAACATGTCGAATGCTTGGTCGCGCTGGCGTGATGTAACAGTCCTGTTATGTCAGGAGGCAAGCTTGACCACAGAAGAGCAGGGTATGATTTTCTCTGGTACTGCCAGGCAGGCATACCACTTATAA